Proteins encoded together in one Apis cerana isolate GH-2021 linkage group LG4, AcerK_1.0, whole genome shotgun sequence window:
- the LOC108002052 gene encoding protein artichoke isoform X1, which produces MWSTWYCLAIIICSFFNIVLTKETKWIPCVELKRDLHIPCKCSISTEYSRSIEMNCDQVVFTRSTTDSLKGQPIVSMSQRNSGYQNLPEDLLNSGLNLKKLDLSDNSIYKLMGRSLQAQTQLEELRLADNFLGDNLNPIFSSNEFHGMKELRLLDLSRNGLRSLEEGIFKGCENLEQLYLDGNNLTTIPTMSLKGPKSLRVLSLSGNNIGSLPRAALLMLGESLLRLDLSENELSHMEDGALLGLEQLFLLNISRNDLSRFNSDVFKGAYNLLQLDLSTNFLREFPSDALRHLTELKFLNVSNNLIDEIEHGHLSTLGELQVLDLSRNNIGRLGFNTFSKLSELTRLDLSLNALRTIEESSFNGLKKLKWLSLQDNNILLVPATALTKLPSLTHLHLEFNRVAALPIELIEATASTLATLALTRNLVREIPAGLFQDFQELTSIELSGNMLSRITRDTFVGLEETLLELDVSSNRLTSIGQLPLRRLISLDLSGNRLTRIPPETFDYLERVRYLNLSSNPLYGGFPPVFPSSVVDLDVSRTDLNILPSILFRNLESLERISVAGNRLEKIEKTTFDRLANLSRIDLSGNLIEHIENEAFVGLTNLYELNLRGNRLSSFSGEYFDTGTGLESLDLSSNRIDRLSPTAFAIHPRLRELDLSDNRFLYFPSDYLKPLQFLEWLNLSGNELKSVDEFAFSQLIRLRALNLAANRIESLNELAFHNSTQLQLLDLSGNDIEALSERTMEGLLRLEHLNLRNNRLTSLPETIFDPTRVRSVESIDLSGNRLNEIPIRSLQRQTASLSSLNLARNKMVELFSQEVASNVKELDLSDNPLSANAIKGILGEAKILRSLNLANTGINRLTVRLETPFLKRLNLSRNDLTELKATTLERATMLETLDVSRNKLSDFSNMNQTFQALPALRWLDVSSNYVKIVNETSFNSLTSLRFLKMSNLQNCTRIERNAFKLFGKLRSLIAYDYPKLGYFDVQGILKGMNNLELLDIEIKDSSISNEQLSIRSHPRLKEVILRGDRLKSILSSSLVGVRGPKLVFGLKNTSVDSMPAALFFPVPRSTELELDISGSKFTTLSGQFLSALDERTGSVKIKGLRYNPIDCNCDARHLWKWLKTVGNDDPSNLVLCSAPANLIGSSLTNLAEHRLSCDFISYTSVDELVDDNISTNHVHVASSSSTVRSTFSEPEIIWTVAPAVQNGDRNKHYNNDHATSSPAGSSTGTDDTLIIGIVGGVVAFIALIVIVICVCRFRWSSNRIDQTRLAVAAATSSIPDASMVRPASAYSGKINHELYLGSYNESTLDRGNNAIAPCIPTMSHQMMPLVQPPVHLMHTLLAQTQPQSQSQLQAQQFYGYCDGSSLPIYIACSTDAKCDR; this is translated from the exons ATGTGGTCGACGTG GTACTGTCTGGcgataattatttgttcattttttaacattgttctgacgaaagaaacgaaatggaTACCGTGCGTCGAGTTGAAACGGGATTTACATATCCCGTGCAAATGTTCCATCTCAACAGAGTACAGCCGATCGATCGAGATGAATTGCGATCAAGTGGTGTTTACGCGGAGTACCACGGACAGTTTAAAAGGACAACCGATCGTTTCCATGAGTCAAAGGAACAGCGGATATCAAAATTTACCAGAAGATTTGCTCAATTCcggtttaaatttaaaaaagctcGATCTGTCCGataattcgatttataaattgatggGTCGATCGCTTCAAGCACAGAcacaattagaagaattaagaCTTGCCGATAACTTTTTGGGCGATAATCTAAATCCGATATTCTCGAGTAACGAGTTCCACGGTATGAAAGAACTGAGATTACTCGATTTGTCTAGAAATGGTCTTCGAAGTTTGGAAGAAGGCATCTTTAAAGGATGCGAGAATCTGGAACAACTTTATTTAGATGGCAATAACTTGACGACAATACCGACAATGTCATTAAAAGGACCCAAGTCTCTCAGAGTACTTTCTCTTTCTGGAAACAATATTG gaTCACTTCCACGTGCCGCTTTGTTGATGCTAGGCGAATCGCTATTACGATTAGATTTAAGTGAAAACGAATTGTCTCATATGGAGGATGGTGCACTTTTGGGTCTTgagcaattatttttgttaaatatttctcgcAATGATCTTAGCCGCTTTAATAGTGACGTTTTTAAAG gaGCTTACAATTTATTGCAGTTGGATTTGTCGACAAATTTTCTGCGGGAATTTCCAAGTGACGCGTTAAGACATTTAacggaattaaaatttctcaatgTATCGAACAATTTGATTGAT GAGATCGAGCATGGGCATTTATCAACTTTAGGAGAGCTTCAGGTGCTGGATCTTAGCCGAAATAACATCGGTCGGCTAGGTTTCAATACATTTTCGAAATTGTCAGAATTGACTAGGCTTGATTTGAGTTTGAACGCATTGCGCACG aTCGAGGAATCATCGTTTAATggtttgaagaaattaaaatggcTCTCATTGCAAGACAACAACATTTTGTTAGTACCTGCTACCGCTTTGACAAAATTACCATCTTTAACTCATCTACACTTGGAGTTCAATCGAGTTGCTGCTCTCCCGATTGAGTTGATCGAAGCGACAGCCTCAACCCTTGCAACGTTGGCACTCACTCGAAATCTGGTTCGAGAAATACCTGCTGGACtatttcaagattttcaaGAATTGACGAGCATCGAGTTGTCCGGGAACATGTTGTCAAGGATAACACGCGATACATTTGTCGGATTGGAAGAAACGTTGCTCGAATTGGACGTGTCCTCGAATAGATTGACTTCGATTGGCCAACTTCCCTTAAGACGGTTGATCTCCCTCGATTTATCCGGTAATCGGTTAACGCGAATCCCCCCAGAAACATTTGATTATTTGGAGAGGGTACGATATCTCAATCTAAGCTCAAATCCTCTCTACGGTGGTTTCCCACCTGTTTTTCCCTCTTCGGTGGTCGATCTCGATGTATCCCGTACAGACTTAAACATACTGCCCtcaattttgtttcgaaatctCGAATCGCTCGAAAGGATATCGGTCGCTGGAAATCGGttggaaaaaattgagaaGACCACGTTCGACCGGCTGGCCAACCTCTCGAGAATCGATTTGTCCGGGAATCTTATCGAGCATATCGAGAACGAGGCTTTCGTAGGATTGACCAATCTATACGAGTTAAATTTACGGGGCAACAGGTTGAGTTCGTTTTCCGGGGAGTATTTCGATACTGGAACTGGATTGGAGAGTCTCGATCTATCCTCAAACCGAATAGATAGATTGTCACCGACCGCTTTCGCTATTCATCCAAGATTAAGGGAGCTTGATCTCTCCGATAACCGATTTCTCTACTTTCCAAGCGACTATTTGAAACCATTGCAATTTCTTGAATGGTTAAATTTATCGGGAAACGAGTTGAAATCCGTAGACGAGTTTGCCTTCTCTCAACTCATTCGGCTTCGAGCGCTGAACCTCGCCGCAAACCGGATCGAGTCGCTCAACGAGCTTGCTTTCCATAATTCCACGCAACTCCAATTGCTTGATTTGTCAGGGAACGACATCGAGGCTCTGAGCGAAAGAACAATGGAAGGCCTGCTCCGTTTGGAACATCTCAACCTTCGGAACAATCGTTTGACTTCTCTTCCGGAAACGATATTCGATCCAACCAGAGTCCGTTCCGTCGAAAGTATCGATTTGTCTGGAAatcgattaaatgaaattccgATTAGATCTTTGCAACGACAGACCGCCTCCCTTTCCAGCCTGAACCTTGCTCGAAATAAAATGGTCGAATTGTTTAGCCAGGAGGTTGCAAGCAATGTGAAGGAATTGGATCTATCGGATAATCCGTTGAGCGCAAACGCGATTAAGGGAATATTGGGAGAAGCGAAGATTCTTCGATCGTTGAACTTGGCCAATACTGGGATCAACCGTCTGACGGTCAGACTCGAGACACCTTTCTTGAAGCGGCTCAATCTTTCCAGGAACGACTTGACCGAGCTCAAAGCAACCACCCTTGAACGTGCTACCATGCTCGAAACGTTGGATGTCTCGAGGAACAAATTGTCGGATTTTTCGAACATGAATCAAACGTTTCAAGCATTACCAGCCCTCCGCTGGCTGGACGTATCCAGCAATTATGTGAAGATCGTCAACGAAACCAGTTTCAATAGTTTGACGAGTTTACGTTTTCTGAAGATGTCCAATCTGCAGAATTGTACGAGAATCGAGCGGAATGCATTCAAATTATTCGGAAAGCTTCGTTCCTTGATAGCCTACGATTATCCAAAATTAGGGTATTTCGACGTTCAAGGAATTCTAAAAGGAATGAATAATTTGGAACTGTTGGACATTGAGATCAAAGATTCATCGATAAGCAATGAACAATTATCGATACGTTCGCATCCTCGGCTCAAGGAGGTAATTTTACGAGGAGACAGGCTCAAAAGTATTTTGTCCAGTTCGTTGGTCGGTGTCAGAGGACCTAAGCTAGTGTTCGGTCTCAAAAACACTTCCGTTGACTCGATGCCTGCCGCTCTTTTCTTTCCGGTACCACGCTCGACCGAACTGGAACTTGACATCTCCGGTAGCAAATTTACCACTCTATCCGGCCAATTTCTTTCTGCGCTTGACGAACGAACCGGTTCGGTGAAGATCAAGGGGCTCCGATACAATCCGATTGATTGTAATTGCGACGCAAGACATCTGTGGAAATGGTTGAAAACGGTCGGTAATGACGATCCTTCGAATCTCGTTCTCTGTTCCGCTCCTGCCAATCTGATTGGCTCGTCGCTCACCAATCTCGCTGAACATCGATTGTCATGTGACTTCATCTCTTATACCTCTGTTGACGAGCTTGTCGACGATAATATTTCAACTAACCACGTTCACGTTGCCTCGTCTTCCTCTACAGTCAGATCGACATTTTCGGAGCCCGAGATTATTTGGACAGTAGCACCTGCGGTACAAAACGGCGATCGCAATAAACATTACAATAACGATCATGCCACTTCCTCGCCAGCCGGATCTTCCACCGGCACTGACGACACACTGATTATCGGTATTGTAGGAGGAGTTGTCGCGTTTATAGCATTGATTGTGATCGTAATCTGCGTGTGCCGTTTCAGATGGTCCTCCAATCGAATCGATCAGACGCGTTTAGCTGTAGCGGCAGCGACTAGCAGTATTCCTGATGCTTCGATGGTTAGACCCGCTAGCGCCTATTCAGGCAAGATCAATCACGAGCTTTATCTCGGATCGTATAACGAATCCACGTTAGATCGTGGAAATAACGCGATAGCCCCTTGCATTCCAACCATGTCGCATCAAATGATGCCTTTGGTTCAACCACCAGTGCATCTTATGCACACTCTTTTAGCGCAAACTCAACCACAATCGCAGTCCCAATTGCAAGCGCAACAATTTTACGGATATTGCGATGGCTCTTCTTTACCTATTTACATTGCCTGCTCAACCGATGCCAAGTGCGACAGATAA
- the LOC108002052 gene encoding protein artichoke isoform X2, with protein MSIRCKITNMIRTYCLAIIICSFFNIVLTKETKWIPCVELKRDLHIPCKCSISTEYSRSIEMNCDQVVFTRSTTDSLKGQPIVSMSQRNSGYQNLPEDLLNSGLNLKKLDLSDNSIYKLMGRSLQAQTQLEELRLADNFLGDNLNPIFSSNEFHGMKELRLLDLSRNGLRSLEEGIFKGCENLEQLYLDGNNLTTIPTMSLKGPKSLRVLSLSGNNIGSLPRAALLMLGESLLRLDLSENELSHMEDGALLGLEQLFLLNISRNDLSRFNSDVFKGAYNLLQLDLSTNFLREFPSDALRHLTELKFLNVSNNLIDEIEHGHLSTLGELQVLDLSRNNIGRLGFNTFSKLSELTRLDLSLNALRTIEESSFNGLKKLKWLSLQDNNILLVPATALTKLPSLTHLHLEFNRVAALPIELIEATASTLATLALTRNLVREIPAGLFQDFQELTSIELSGNMLSRITRDTFVGLEETLLELDVSSNRLTSIGQLPLRRLISLDLSGNRLTRIPPETFDYLERVRYLNLSSNPLYGGFPPVFPSSVVDLDVSRTDLNILPSILFRNLESLERISVAGNRLEKIEKTTFDRLANLSRIDLSGNLIEHIENEAFVGLTNLYELNLRGNRLSSFSGEYFDTGTGLESLDLSSNRIDRLSPTAFAIHPRLRELDLSDNRFLYFPSDYLKPLQFLEWLNLSGNELKSVDEFAFSQLIRLRALNLAANRIESLNELAFHNSTQLQLLDLSGNDIEALSERTMEGLLRLEHLNLRNNRLTSLPETIFDPTRVRSVESIDLSGNRLNEIPIRSLQRQTASLSSLNLARNKMVELFSQEVASNVKELDLSDNPLSANAIKGILGEAKILRSLNLANTGINRLTVRLETPFLKRLNLSRNDLTELKATTLERATMLETLDVSRNKLSDFSNMNQTFQALPALRWLDVSSNYVKIVNETSFNSLTSLRFLKMSNLQNCTRIERNAFKLFGKLRSLIAYDYPKLGYFDVQGILKGMNNLELLDIEIKDSSISNEQLSIRSHPRLKEVILRGDRLKSILSSSLVGVRGPKLVFGLKNTSVDSMPAALFFPVPRSTELELDISGSKFTTLSGQFLSALDERTGSVKIKGLRYNPIDCNCDARHLWKWLKTVGNDDPSNLVLCSAPANLIGSSLTNLAEHRLSCDFISYTSVDELVDDNISTNHVHVASSSSTVRSTFSEPEIIWTVAPAVQNGDRNKHYNNDHATSSPAGSSTGTDDTLIIGIVGGVVAFIALIVIVICVCRFRWSSNRIDQTRLAVAAATSSIPDASMVRPASAYSGKINHELYLGSYNESTLDRGNNAIAPCIPTMSHQMMPLVQPPVHLMHTLLAQTQPQSQSQLQAQQFYGYCDGSSLPIYIACSTDAKCDR; from the exons ATGTCAATACGGTGCAAAATAACGAATATGATAAGAAC GTACTGTCTGGcgataattatttgttcattttttaacattgttctgacgaaagaaacgaaatggaTACCGTGCGTCGAGTTGAAACGGGATTTACATATCCCGTGCAAATGTTCCATCTCAACAGAGTACAGCCGATCGATCGAGATGAATTGCGATCAAGTGGTGTTTACGCGGAGTACCACGGACAGTTTAAAAGGACAACCGATCGTTTCCATGAGTCAAAGGAACAGCGGATATCAAAATTTACCAGAAGATTTGCTCAATTCcggtttaaatttaaaaaagctcGATCTGTCCGataattcgatttataaattgatggGTCGATCGCTTCAAGCACAGAcacaattagaagaattaagaCTTGCCGATAACTTTTTGGGCGATAATCTAAATCCGATATTCTCGAGTAACGAGTTCCACGGTATGAAAGAACTGAGATTACTCGATTTGTCTAGAAATGGTCTTCGAAGTTTGGAAGAAGGCATCTTTAAAGGATGCGAGAATCTGGAACAACTTTATTTAGATGGCAATAACTTGACGACAATACCGACAATGTCATTAAAAGGACCCAAGTCTCTCAGAGTACTTTCTCTTTCTGGAAACAATATTG gaTCACTTCCACGTGCCGCTTTGTTGATGCTAGGCGAATCGCTATTACGATTAGATTTAAGTGAAAACGAATTGTCTCATATGGAGGATGGTGCACTTTTGGGTCTTgagcaattatttttgttaaatatttctcgcAATGATCTTAGCCGCTTTAATAGTGACGTTTTTAAAG gaGCTTACAATTTATTGCAGTTGGATTTGTCGACAAATTTTCTGCGGGAATTTCCAAGTGACGCGTTAAGACATTTAacggaattaaaatttctcaatgTATCGAACAATTTGATTGAT GAGATCGAGCATGGGCATTTATCAACTTTAGGAGAGCTTCAGGTGCTGGATCTTAGCCGAAATAACATCGGTCGGCTAGGTTTCAATACATTTTCGAAATTGTCAGAATTGACTAGGCTTGATTTGAGTTTGAACGCATTGCGCACG aTCGAGGAATCATCGTTTAATggtttgaagaaattaaaatggcTCTCATTGCAAGACAACAACATTTTGTTAGTACCTGCTACCGCTTTGACAAAATTACCATCTTTAACTCATCTACACTTGGAGTTCAATCGAGTTGCTGCTCTCCCGATTGAGTTGATCGAAGCGACAGCCTCAACCCTTGCAACGTTGGCACTCACTCGAAATCTGGTTCGAGAAATACCTGCTGGACtatttcaagattttcaaGAATTGACGAGCATCGAGTTGTCCGGGAACATGTTGTCAAGGATAACACGCGATACATTTGTCGGATTGGAAGAAACGTTGCTCGAATTGGACGTGTCCTCGAATAGATTGACTTCGATTGGCCAACTTCCCTTAAGACGGTTGATCTCCCTCGATTTATCCGGTAATCGGTTAACGCGAATCCCCCCAGAAACATTTGATTATTTGGAGAGGGTACGATATCTCAATCTAAGCTCAAATCCTCTCTACGGTGGTTTCCCACCTGTTTTTCCCTCTTCGGTGGTCGATCTCGATGTATCCCGTACAGACTTAAACATACTGCCCtcaattttgtttcgaaatctCGAATCGCTCGAAAGGATATCGGTCGCTGGAAATCGGttggaaaaaattgagaaGACCACGTTCGACCGGCTGGCCAACCTCTCGAGAATCGATTTGTCCGGGAATCTTATCGAGCATATCGAGAACGAGGCTTTCGTAGGATTGACCAATCTATACGAGTTAAATTTACGGGGCAACAGGTTGAGTTCGTTTTCCGGGGAGTATTTCGATACTGGAACTGGATTGGAGAGTCTCGATCTATCCTCAAACCGAATAGATAGATTGTCACCGACCGCTTTCGCTATTCATCCAAGATTAAGGGAGCTTGATCTCTCCGATAACCGATTTCTCTACTTTCCAAGCGACTATTTGAAACCATTGCAATTTCTTGAATGGTTAAATTTATCGGGAAACGAGTTGAAATCCGTAGACGAGTTTGCCTTCTCTCAACTCATTCGGCTTCGAGCGCTGAACCTCGCCGCAAACCGGATCGAGTCGCTCAACGAGCTTGCTTTCCATAATTCCACGCAACTCCAATTGCTTGATTTGTCAGGGAACGACATCGAGGCTCTGAGCGAAAGAACAATGGAAGGCCTGCTCCGTTTGGAACATCTCAACCTTCGGAACAATCGTTTGACTTCTCTTCCGGAAACGATATTCGATCCAACCAGAGTCCGTTCCGTCGAAAGTATCGATTTGTCTGGAAatcgattaaatgaaattccgATTAGATCTTTGCAACGACAGACCGCCTCCCTTTCCAGCCTGAACCTTGCTCGAAATAAAATGGTCGAATTGTTTAGCCAGGAGGTTGCAAGCAATGTGAAGGAATTGGATCTATCGGATAATCCGTTGAGCGCAAACGCGATTAAGGGAATATTGGGAGAAGCGAAGATTCTTCGATCGTTGAACTTGGCCAATACTGGGATCAACCGTCTGACGGTCAGACTCGAGACACCTTTCTTGAAGCGGCTCAATCTTTCCAGGAACGACTTGACCGAGCTCAAAGCAACCACCCTTGAACGTGCTACCATGCTCGAAACGTTGGATGTCTCGAGGAACAAATTGTCGGATTTTTCGAACATGAATCAAACGTTTCAAGCATTACCAGCCCTCCGCTGGCTGGACGTATCCAGCAATTATGTGAAGATCGTCAACGAAACCAGTTTCAATAGTTTGACGAGTTTACGTTTTCTGAAGATGTCCAATCTGCAGAATTGTACGAGAATCGAGCGGAATGCATTCAAATTATTCGGAAAGCTTCGTTCCTTGATAGCCTACGATTATCCAAAATTAGGGTATTTCGACGTTCAAGGAATTCTAAAAGGAATGAATAATTTGGAACTGTTGGACATTGAGATCAAAGATTCATCGATAAGCAATGAACAATTATCGATACGTTCGCATCCTCGGCTCAAGGAGGTAATTTTACGAGGAGACAGGCTCAAAAGTATTTTGTCCAGTTCGTTGGTCGGTGTCAGAGGACCTAAGCTAGTGTTCGGTCTCAAAAACACTTCCGTTGACTCGATGCCTGCCGCTCTTTTCTTTCCGGTACCACGCTCGACCGAACTGGAACTTGACATCTCCGGTAGCAAATTTACCACTCTATCCGGCCAATTTCTTTCTGCGCTTGACGAACGAACCGGTTCGGTGAAGATCAAGGGGCTCCGATACAATCCGATTGATTGTAATTGCGACGCAAGACATCTGTGGAAATGGTTGAAAACGGTCGGTAATGACGATCCTTCGAATCTCGTTCTCTGTTCCGCTCCTGCCAATCTGATTGGCTCGTCGCTCACCAATCTCGCTGAACATCGATTGTCATGTGACTTCATCTCTTATACCTCTGTTGACGAGCTTGTCGACGATAATATTTCAACTAACCACGTTCACGTTGCCTCGTCTTCCTCTACAGTCAGATCGACATTTTCGGAGCCCGAGATTATTTGGACAGTAGCACCTGCGGTACAAAACGGCGATCGCAATAAACATTACAATAACGATCATGCCACTTCCTCGCCAGCCGGATCTTCCACCGGCACTGACGACACACTGATTATCGGTATTGTAGGAGGAGTTGTCGCGTTTATAGCATTGATTGTGATCGTAATCTGCGTGTGCCGTTTCAGATGGTCCTCCAATCGAATCGATCAGACGCGTTTAGCTGTAGCGGCAGCGACTAGCAGTATTCCTGATGCTTCGATGGTTAGACCCGCTAGCGCCTATTCAGGCAAGATCAATCACGAGCTTTATCTCGGATCGTATAACGAATCCACGTTAGATCGTGGAAATAACGCGATAGCCCCTTGCATTCCAACCATGTCGCATCAAATGATGCCTTTGGTTCAACCACCAGTGCATCTTATGCACACTCTTTTAGCGCAAACTCAACCACAATCGCAGTCCCAATTGCAAGCGCAACAATTTTACGGATATTGCGATGGCTCTTCTTTACCTATTTACATTGCCTGCTCAACCGATGCCAAGTGCGACAGATAA